A section of the Clostridium felsineum DSM 794 genome encodes:
- a CDS encoding small, acid-soluble spore protein, alpha/beta type produces MGKTPLKKVIKSKLKSHKELTELEKQREKLKYEIAEELGLKDKVDKFGWGYLTAEETGRIGGIMTRVKKNLKIPKNEEILKNSKKYD; encoded by the coding sequence ATGGGGAAAACGCCACTTAAAAAGGTGATTAAATCAAAGTTAAAATCACATAAGGAACTTACTGAGTTAGAAAAGCAAAGGGAAAAATTAAAGTATGAAATAGCTGAAGAATTAGGATTAAAAGATAAGGTGGATAAGTTTGGCTGGGGATACTTAACGGCAGAAGAAACGGGAAGAATTGGTGGTATAATGACTAGAGTGAAAAAAAACTTGAAAATACCTAAAAATGAAGAAATCTTGAAGAATTCAAAGAAGTATGATTGA
- a CDS encoding ABC transporter permease, whose product MIKYIVKRLLLMIPIIIVTSFIIYMIFSFAPGDIVTSMKVNSKEKVEMRHKYHLDEPKVIQYFRWLKGAVKGDLGESYKLNQPVKRVINKYIWNSFYLQFISFILAVLIAIPIGVISATRKHSIIDSGFTILSLIGVSVPTFFLGLILIKIFAADLNVFPVEGMTTTGETLHGMNKILDIFYHMALPCIVLTFVNAATLIRYVRSSMLEVIKQDYMMTARAKGLKEKIIIYRHALKNAMIPLVTIFGMSIANLFTGAIITEEVFSWPGIGKLSLDAVFQRDYPLLMGINMIIVVLTFLGNLVADVLYAVVDPRIKYK is encoded by the coding sequence ATGATTAAATACATAGTAAAAAGATTACTTTTGATGATACCTATAATAATAGTGACTTCGTTTATAATATATATGATATTTAGTTTTGCACCTGGGGATATAGTAACTTCAATGAAGGTGAATTCAAAAGAAAAAGTTGAAATGAGGCATAAATATCATCTTGATGAGCCTAAAGTAATACAATATTTTAGATGGCTTAAGGGTGCAGTTAAGGGTGATCTGGGTGAATCTTATAAATTGAATCAACCTGTTAAAAGAGTTATTAATAAATACATATGGAATTCATTTTATCTGCAGTTTATTTCGTTTATTTTAGCTGTATTAATAGCCATACCTATAGGAGTTATATCGGCAACTAGGAAACATTCAATTATTGATTCTGGTTTTACGATTCTATCTCTTATAGGTGTTTCTGTACCAACTTTTTTTCTTGGTCTTATATTAATAAAGATTTTTGCAGCGGATTTAAATGTTTTTCCTGTTGAAGGTATGACAACTACAGGAGAAACGTTACATGGAATGAATAAGATATTGGATATATTTTATCATATGGCGCTTCCTTGTATAGTTTTAACTTTTGTAAATGCTGCTACGTTAATAAGATATGTAAGAAGTAGCATGCTTGAAGTTATAAAGCAAGATTATATGATGACAGCAAGGGCAAAAGGATTAAAAGAAAAAATAATTATATATAGACATGCTTTGAAAAATGCCATGATTCCTTTAGTAACTATATTTGGTATGTCAATCGCTAATTTATTTACAGGGGCAATAATTACTGAAGAGGTATTTTCCTGGCCGGGAATTGGCAAATTATCCTTAGATGCAGTTTTTCAACGAGATTATCCACTACTTATGGGTATAAATATGATCATTGTGGTCTTGACTTTTCTAGGGAATTTAGTTGCAGATGTTTTATATGCGGTTGTTGATCCTAGAATAAAATATAAGTAA
- a CDS encoding ABC transporter substrate-binding protein gives MKKWHMMSLIALANVMIFLTACGQTAINKSTSNFSKNSIETVKASQPYEVPKLAEKRGNVLVVGIEKPDDGKMIPLNSSSIYNQYMWEMVYDCLGDVDEKGEPIPGIAKWDISKDGLVYTFHIKDNVKFSDGTPLTAEDVEFTFTYLCDKLTNSNTFDPSTVNIKGWKDYSDGKTNKVEGIKVKDSHTISFELEKENTSAIYALARTLIVSKKLLGKNYKQGNASSIETMENTPIGSGQYIFKESKPGEEYDFEANPNYWRGKPKIEKVILKVTNQNNAMQMLKDGEIDLNQIKPNNEAIEEIKSFKYVDITTFPANVYGYIGINLNRDIFKDKKVRQALTYGLDRENIVKNVFGSYGTVCNEPQSVASWNYNEDVNKYKFNTDKASKLLDEAGWKKDSDGIRKKNGQKFQIHYLASSDNPVNDVLIPIMKENYKKLGIEVLVDSMDFTSVNNKVENKDFDMFFMAGSLSANPDQSVVFKTEGTQNFFGYSNKELDKEMSDSLKEQNFDTRKKDYKKVWEMINDDMPTIFMYQRNDMWAISSRVKGINVTPYKDFTVSLWKAKLK, from the coding sequence ATGAAAAAATGGCATATGATGTCATTAATTGCTTTAGCGAATGTCATGATATTTCTAACTGCATGTGGACAAACAGCTATAAACAAAAGTACAAGCAATTTTTCTAAAAATTCAATAGAGACGGTAAAGGCATCACAACCATATGAGGTTCCAAAGCTAGCAGAAAAAAGAGGTAATGTTTTGGTAGTTGGTATAGAGAAGCCTGATGATGGTAAAATGATACCTTTAAACTCAAGTTCGATTTATAATCAGTATATGTGGGAAATGGTGTATGATTGTCTTGGAGATGTAGACGAAAAAGGAGAACCTATACCTGGAATTGCAAAATGGGATATATCAAAGGATGGTCTTGTTTACACCTTTCACATTAAGGATAATGTTAAATTTAGTGATGGTACTCCATTAACCGCAGAGGATGTGGAATTTACATTTACCTATTTATGCGATAAGTTAACAAATAGCAATACTTTTGATCCTTCTACAGTTAACATAAAAGGCTGGAAGGATTATTCTGATGGAAAGACTAATAAGGTAGAAGGAATAAAGGTTAAAGATTCACACACAATAAGTTTTGAGCTTGAAAAAGAAAATACATCAGCTATATATGCACTAGCAAGAACGCTTATTGTATCTAAAAAGTTATTAGGAAAAAACTACAAGCAAGGAAATGCATCGTCAATAGAAACTATGGAAAATACACCAATAGGTTCGGGACAATACATTTTTAAAGAAAGTAAGCCAGGTGAAGAATATGATTTTGAGGCAAATCCTAATTATTGGAGAGGAAAGCCTAAAATAGAAAAAGTGATATTAAAAGTTACTAACCAAAATAATGCAATGCAGATGCTCAAAGATGGAGAAATTGATTTAAATCAAATTAAACCTAATAATGAAGCTATAGAAGAAATTAAGAGTTTTAAATATGTTGATATTACAACATTTCCGGCAAATGTATATGGATACATTGGAATAAATTTAAATAGGGATATATTTAAAGATAAAAAAGTAAGACAAGCATTAACATATGGACTAGACAGAGAAAACATTGTTAAAAATGTTTTTGGAAGCTATGGCACTGTATGTAATGAACCTCAATCAGTAGCTTCTTGGAATTATAATGAAGATGTAAACAAATATAAATTTAATACAGATAAGGCAAGTAAGTTATTAGATGAAGCGGGCTGGAAAAAAGATTCAGATGGAATTAGAAAAAAGAATGGACAAAAATTTCAAATTCATTATTTAGCTAGTTCTGATAATCCAGTTAATGATGTTCTTATTCCAATAATGAAAGAAAATTATAAAAAACTTGGAATTGAAGTTTTAGTTGATTCTATGGATTTTACTAGTGTCAATAACAAGGTTGAAAATAAAGATTTTGATATGTTCTTTATGGCAGGGAGTCTTAGTGCAAATCCAGATCAATCTGTAGTCTTTAAAACTGAAGGAACTCAGAATTTTTTTGGATACTCAAATAAAGAGCTTGATAAAGAAATGAGTGACTCTTTAAAGGAACAGAACTTTGATACTAGAAAAAAGGATTATAAAAAAGTATGGGAAATGATAAATGATGATATGCCAACAATTTTTATGTATCAAAGAAATGATATGTGGGCAATAAGTTCAAGAGTTAAAGGCATTAATGTTACACCTTATAAAGATTTTACTGTATCCTTGTGGAAAGCAAAACTCAAATAA